Proteins from a single region of Oenanthe melanoleuca isolate GR-GAL-2019-014 chromosome 12, OMel1.0, whole genome shotgun sequence:
- the LOC130258245 gene encoding EF-hand and coiled-coil domain-containing protein 1-like isoform X2: MEPPEGWEPYGRPGRRTQRLLSALGRRYGLERGVENETVVLAAGPEQHLQEIFQRLHCAGAGRIPGEELRTLCRVPGPQEAAEPERCAGLWDGLSAELTFRHFHARLRGHFSTRAGPRLPLGRESERIESQIRPRSPRRRRARPAEPERRPPGPCSRERCQETVALERAEERMAELLEEKGSLRELLEDMRAALRSSDARCLALQSVVGPRKMLLGFCRPHALVPS, translated from the coding sequence aTGGAGCCGCctgagggctgggagccctacgggcggccgggccggcgcACGCAGCGGCTGCTCAGCGCCCTCGGCCGCCGCTACGGGCTGGAGCGCGGCGTGGAGAACGAGACCGTCGTGCTGGCCGCCGGCCcggagcagcacctgcaggagaTCTTCCAGCGCCTGCACTGCGCCGGGGCGGGCCGCATCCCCGGCGAGGAGCTCCGCACGCTGTGCCGGGTGCCGGGGCCGCAGGAGGCGGCGGAGCCCGAGCGGTGCGCGGGGCTGTGGGACGGGCTCTCGGCCGAGCTCACCTTCCGCCACTTCCACGCGCGGCTCCGCGGCCACTTCAGCACCCGCGCGGGGCCGCGGCTGCCGCTGGGCCGGGAGAGCGAGCGCATCGAGAGCCAGATCCGCCCGcgcagcccccgccgccgccgcgcccgccccgccgagCCCGAGCGGCGGCCGCCGGGGCCCTGCTCCCGGGAGCGCTGCCAGGAGACGGTGGCGCTGGAGCGGGCCGAGGAGCGCATGGCCGAGCTGCTCGAGGAGAAGGGCAGCCTgcgggagctgctggaggacaTGCGGGCCGCCCTGCGGAGCAGCGATGCGCGGTGCCTGGCGCTGCAG
- the LOC130258247 gene encoding uncharacterized protein LOC130258247, with translation MALALRLFLLLLLAVALPARAAQAAPWPARGAGLPTVHTHDTGEKKLREADRLLDKMLSDLERRLAMKGKTVLKALFARGSSGSVPASAAGREAMPGTVTGDEREGSQVARLHEDLQPLEQPAGSLRRKKKPTGNSEIQDDSNLLDQMLSDLEISREIEKRLGWWLRFPEEAVALCQSLLQEGSRCQAQSQEVLLVGTTRT, from the exons ATGGCCCTTGCTCTGcgcctcttcctcctgctcctcctggcagtggccctgcctgccagggctgcccaggcagctccgTGGCCAGCGCGGGGAGCAG GTCTACCAACAGTCCACACACATgacacaggagaaaagaaattgcGGGAGGCCGATAGACTTCTGGACAAGATGCTGAGCGACCTGGAGAGACGCCttg CAATGAAAGGAAAGACTGTGCTGAAGGCTCTGTTTGCCCGAGGAAGCAGTGGTtctgttccagcctctgctgcaggaagggaggcgatgccaggcacagtcacaggag ATGAGCGTGAGGGCTCTCAAGTAGCTCGGCTTCATGAAGATTTGCAGCCTCTGGAGCAACCTGCAG GTTCcctgagaaggaagaagaaaccaACAGGAAACAGTGAGATCCAGGATGACTCCAATCTTCTGGACCAGATGCTGAGTGATCTGGAGATAAGccgtg agaTTGAGAAGAGACTGGGCTGGTGGCTCCGATTCCCAGAGGAAGCAGTGGCTCTGTGCcagtctctgctgcaggaagggagtcgatgccaggcacagtcacaggag GTCCTCCTGGTTGGAACAACCCGGACATAG